The DNA region GaggcaaaaacactaggtgatttcttcccatccaTCTAAGCCTTGGTGCACAGAGTTACGTAGTACCTGTTGTTGGTGAGAGGTCTGTgtaattagtcgaggtgcgcgcaagctggtccagacaccacggttatcaaaaacaaaaagaaaaggaagcaGGAAATGTGGTACTTTATAATGGGGCATATGATGTGAGGCGAAGAATTTTTTCAAATAGTGAGGGTTTTCCATCAAGAGAATAAAGAGAAAAGGCCACAGAGCAAAACTCTGGGTTAAGTTGTTTGGAATTATCTGTTTTGCAAGGTAGTTGCTGGTCGACATTTATAGTTATGTAGGCCATGAAAAAGGGAAGGCAGCTTTGTTTATGCTGTAGTTGTGAATATGATTTATGTTACACTTGTGATTTAACAGAAAACTAAAGGAGAATATTAACAATGAGTgtattttggaattttgggaCCACGGTTAAACTTGAACCATTGATAGATAGAACCACAAGCAATTCATGGATGACTTCTATATATATTAAATGTGGCAATATATGTTTTTAACCTATTTCTCTACGAAGTGGCAAAAGAAATTCATCCCTTTTTCTATAATATGGATTTGTAGACAAAAGATCCTGCTATAATGTCTTTCTAATCCTTTTTGCAGGAGTCCTGCCCTGCAATTAAGAACATTCTGCTTCTAGATTCCGATGGAAAGCGTGTTGCTGTAAACTACTTCTCAGATGATTGGCCAACAAATGCTGCAAAGGAAGCTTTTGAGAAGGCTGTGTTTGCCAAGACTCAAAAGACTAATGCTAGGGCAGAAGGTATGATCTCTCTTTTActgttgattttatttatctatattTGGTCGTGCTCTTCCAAAATCATCTCCCTTTTAACATGCAAAAGAAGCAAAAGTCATCCAGCCAGTTGGTTAGGTCCCAttttgcaatagagttgtttGTGGTACTATCTTATGCAGTATGCCTTGCTATTCTCTGGCTCTCTGCAAACATAGAATTTTATTATAAAGCTCTTCTGGTAGAGTCTTAAATCAAGGGCCAAGAACAAAGACAAGCTATTAGAAGTTTTGCTTATTTACCAAGTAGGAACTATCGTTAGTGGTGGGTAGGTTGATAATAATAATCTTAAAAGAATTGGTTTTGTGTTGTTTGCTTGCATGCCCCTTCTCGAAGTTGACTGTCTTCAGTTATATGAATCTGAAGTCCTACTCAGCGATTAATGCCAGTGACTGAATTGGAGTCATGAAAGAATGCCGTTGTGCTTAAGCAGTTCTGCTACATTTTGGTTCTTGTTCCCCCTTTCTTTTGCATCTGAAACTCTAACTTAGTGATGGAAAGCCAACCTTTATCTCTCTGATCTCTCTTCTTACTTCTTCTGCAGCGGAGATAACAATGTTTGATAATTATATTGTTGTCTACAAGTTTGCCCAAGATCTTCATTTCTTTGTTACTGGAAGTGacaatgaaaatgaaataatccTTGCCAGTGTGCTCCAAGGATTCTTTGATGCTGTTGGTATTCTTCTTAGGTTGTCTACAAGAGCagtcttttccttttcaatatGCATCCCTTGATATATTCATCTTCATGTACTCATCTTGCTGCAAATGCCTTTTATTTTAGGGGCAATGTAGAGAAGAGGGAGGCACTTGAAAATTTGgacattattcttttgtgtcttgatgaaattgttgatggCGGGTAAGAGAATCGTGccatgattattttatttattttgtttatttcaaATTCTGAATATACAATCTCTGTTTGAACTTGCTTTGTCTTACCATTTTTGCTGCAACTTTTACTCAATGTTTGACAAATACTGCATGTCagaatcctttatttcttttctagTTATAGAATTGGAGTTTCAAAAGCTTATCTAAGACAATTGTGAAGTTAACAAGACATTTTCTTTGCTGGAGACTGATTAAGACAAGACTTCTGATCAATTGATTATTGAATCATAAGACACTTCTTAAGTGCTACGTCCAAAATATTCCACATCTATTTATTTGCTTATGAGCTCCTTTTCGTTGTGCTCAATTAGCAGACTGAAGGCTAGAAGATTACTGCATAGCGACCAATCATTAAGTGGACCCATATTCATTATACTTAAcccccaaaagggaaaaaaagaaagaaacatcaATTATTAAGCCTGTAACCTGTGGACATATATTTCCTTAgcttttaatattttgattcatATATAGATGGTAGTTCATCACACccattattttggatagtcacTCTATTAGCTACCCTTTTTATATGTCAGTGACTTCATTTTTATGATAAGTTGCGTCGTGGGAGTTGGGTCgagtagcttttctctttgacAGTATATGTTCATTGATCTTAGTCAAGCAGTTCTACTTTCCTGTTACTTTAGACTCACAAAGTCCACTTCTTGAGCCATCCCAAGCTTCCACTATGGAGCTTTAAGAATTCATACGCTTTTTGACATACCGTGTTTAGTACTTATTACTTATTAGTGTGTTTGACCTTGAGATTTGAAGTAGAGAATGGAAAAGAACACAGGCATTTAATCTTGCTCTCAATTTCAGTTATAGGAAACTAAGCTGATGAAGAATTTGAAACTACCTCTAATTAACTTACAATCTTATGAAGATCTTCCATTTCACTTTCTTATCCCTGTAGTATTATTCTTGAAACGGATGCAAATGTTATTGCCGGGAAAGTGGCAAGCAATAGCGTGGATTCtggggcacctctgtcggagcaGGTGAATATTGCTCTCTTTCCTTATGCTTTGGTCCTTCAAACTGATGGAATAGTTGCTTCATTAATTACCATGCCTGTCCAATTAACTCATATTTTCACTACATGTCCTTTGTGATTTTCTACAGACTATAAGTCAAGCATTGGCAACTGCACGAGAACATTTAGCGAGGTCTCTTCTCAAATGATTTGTTGGGTCGACAAAAGATAAGGAAACCAAGGTCTTGCAAGGCCatatatctttccttctgaATGAACTAATCGATGAGCATCAAGTTGCATGTATTTTGGCTCTTAAAGTTTCAGCTTACGTCGAGTCTGTTGTTTCTAAATGTTTGGATTTTGTTGGACACGCTAAGATGTAATGCAAACTTGATTCTTTTGTAGAGCGGGGGAAAGAACTCGTTTGCAATGTGGATTTTGGGCTCATATAGTGTCTTTGACTCTTTTCATGCTTTTGTTTTCTTGTCCCCCTTACTATAATGCTAATAGCAATTGTGCCCTACATCCCTACCATTACCTACCAGCCACGAAACACCATTCACCCTATTTCAAACCAACCCAGCAACTGCAACAATCCATATTCGACTTCCGACCGCCTATTCGTAAGTTCTTAATACCCAGAGATATCTAGAGCGTAGACCAGTTCATATATATAAAGAAGAAAGGGATATCTTACCGTGACGAAAAATGGAACAATGAGATCAAAGTAGTGGTAAAACCCGCTGTGCTGCCCCATGAAAAGAATTACACCCGTGCCCCTATGGAACGAAACACGTTGCCGAGAAATCCAGATTTCATGTTCTGCTACATGAGATTCATTCTGCCCCAACTTCCATCAATTTAAATATCAAATGGAGTTGCTTGTACAAGTTGTAAGACCTTATACAATCTTAATAATAATACTATGTGTTTTTTCCTGAATGAAGCATTTCTTCCAATTGAAAACTAATAGTACGAGTTAAGTACTTGACATCAAATTTCAGACGTTAGAATCAAAAACTAGCACATAATGTGTAACTACTCATTACAACAGCATCTCTGAAACAAGGACTATTAAACTAA from Lycium ferocissimum isolate CSIRO_LF1 chromosome 2, AGI_CSIRO_Lferr_CH_V1, whole genome shotgun sequence includes:
- the LOC132042920 gene encoding coatomer subunit zeta-2-like, giving the protein MESCPAIKNILLLDSDGKRVAVNYFSDDWPTNAAKEAFEKAVFAKTQKTNARAEAEITMFDNYIVVYKFAQDLHFFVTGSDNENEIILASVLQGFFDAVGILLRGNVEKREALENLDIILLCLDEIVDGGIILETDANVIAGKVASNSVDSGAPLSEQTISQALATAREHLARSLLK